One Drosophila kikkawai strain 14028-0561.14 chromosome 3L, DkikHiC1v2, whole genome shotgun sequence genomic window carries:
- the U4-U6-60K gene encoding U4/U6 small nuclear ribonucleoprotein Prp4, with amino-acid sequence MSDDEDIQYIKRQRTLHYGSLEETERKRQNAAAASATTGAPAPASSSGSGAGREGGGGGATTAAAGNTGGQLEDIDSDEDYEEASKKATGSGKPAGKTAGSAKAAAALPTAATLANKIDDDYFDLEAEMERDKVALLEEFERKKRARQINVSTDDAEIKNNLRQLNEPICFFGEGPAERRRRLKELLANLGENAINRGRGAEDVEERKVQSRDQEQATWYHEGPDTLRIARLWLADYSLPRAKDRLERARQALEVPSAARAGRMVEMQKKLQSLAPLCSQVGDTRPVSSAAFSADSSLLLTASWSGLCKLWSVPDCELKQTLRGHASYVGGVALRPGVHADEENVVAMASGGHDGAVKLWGFNNEESIADITGHMPHRVSKVAFHPSGRFLATACYDSSWRLWDLEQKTEVLHQEGHAKPVHCLSYQSDGSVLCTGGLDAFGRVWDLRTGRCIMFLEGHLGAVFGVDFSPNGFHIATGSQDNTCKIWDLRRRQPVYTIPAHTNLISDVKYQQECGSFLVTCSYDSTTKIWSNKTWQPLKTLQGHDNKVISVDISPNAQYIATTSFDRTFKLWSPDS; translated from the coding sequence ATGTCAGATGACGAAGATATCCAGTACATCAAGCGCCAGCGGACGCTCCACTATGGCTCGCTGGAGGAGACGGAGCGCAAGCGTCAGaatgcggcggcggcgtctgCCACAACCGGCGCTCCGGCGCCGGCATCTTCCTCGGGATCTGGAGCAGGAAGGgaagggggaggaggaggagcgacTACAGCGGCGGCGGGAAACACTGGAGGCCAGCTGGAGGACATAGACTCAGATGAAGACTACGAGGAGGCATCCAAGAAGGCGACAGGCAGCGGCAAGCCGGCGGGCAAGACTGCCGGCAGTGCAAAAGCTGCGGCCGCACTGCCCACAGCAGCCACACTGGCCAACAAGATCGACGACGACTACTTCGATCTGGAGGCGGAAATGGAGCGCGACAAGGTGGCGCTGCTGGAGGAATTCGAGCGTAAGAAGCGCGCCCGCCAGATCAATGTGTCCACGGACGATGCCGAGATCAAGAACAACCTGCGTCAGTTGAACGAACCGATTTGTTTCTTCGGCGAAGGACCTGCAGAACGGCGACGCCGTCTCAAGGAGCTGCTGGCCAATCTTGGCGAGAATGCCATTAATCGTGGGCGAGGCGCCGAGGATGTTGAGGAGCGTAAGGTGCAGTCGCGCGACCAGGAACAGGCAACATGGTACCACGAAGGACCGGACACCCTGCGCATTGCCCGGCTCTGGCTGGCGGATTACTCGCTGCCGCGGGCCAAGGATCGATTAGAGCGTGCCCGGCAGGCTCTGGAGGTGCCCAGCGCAGCGCGTGCCGGTCGCATGGTGGAGATGCAAAAGAAGCTGCAGTCACTGGCACCACTCTGCTCCCAGGTGGGCGACACACGGCCCGTCAGCAGTGCCGCCTTCAGTGCCGATTCCTCGCTGCTGCTGACTGCCTCATGGTCCGGCCTCTGCAAGCTGTGGAGCGTGCCCGACTGCGAGCTTAAGCAGACGCTGCGTGGCCATGCCAGCTATGTTGGCGGCGTGGCCTTGCGGCCCGGTGTCCATGCCGACGAGGAGAACGTGGTGGCCATGGCCTCGGGCGGCCACGATGGCGCCGTCAAGCTGTGGGGCTTTAACAACGAGGAGTCCATTGCAGACATCACCGGCCACATGCCGCATCGCGTGTCCAAGGTGGCTTTCCATCCGTCCGGCCGTTTCTTGGCCACCGCCTGCTATGATTCCAGCTGGCGGCTGTGGGATTTGGAGCAGAAGACAGAGGTGCTGCATCAGGAGGGACATGCTAAGCCGGTGCACTGCCTCAGCTATCAGTCGGACGGCAGTGTTCTGTGCACCGGCGGCTTGGATGCCTTTGGACGGGTGTGGGACCTGCGCACCGGGCGCTGCATCATGTTCCTCGAGGGCCACTTGGGGGCCGTATTTGGCGTGGACTTTTCGCCGAATGGCTTTCACATAGCCACCGGCTCGCAGGACAATACCTGCAAGATCTGGGACTTGCGACGACGACAGCCGGTGTACACCATTCCCGCGCACACAAACCTCATTTCGGATGTGAAGTACCAGCAGGAGTGCGGCAGCTTCCTGGTCACCTGCTCCTACGACTCCACGACCAAGATCTGGTCGAACAAGACGTGGCAGCCGCTGAAGACGCTGCAGGGCCATGACAACAAGGTCATCTCCGTGGACATTTCACCGAATGCTCAGTATATAGCCACCACATCGTTCGATCGCACCTTCAAGCTGTGGTCGCCCGATAGTTGA
- the Edc3 gene encoding enhancer of mRNA-decapping protein 3, which yields MGLTDQDWIGCAVSIACDEVLGVFQGLIKQISAEEITIVRAFRNGVPLRKQNAEVVLKCTDIRSIDLIEPVKQDVDVQTAAAPVINKPTPVKLPNFSNILGKQQQLQLQQQQQQKQQFQEQEHDLDQPLTPRNKANGHGRATASGGGGAGGASSSRGNYNSTLSDKMHQLKLIETNGSNGLRRTPQSSRANSAQQQPQQMSTTPNSVAAFFGNMIPAKVEVKLGATAFGGNTRESYCSSSGDSGEAAGLILGSSASSSRPIDIVSNGDGYYKQAASSYGNGNGNGRRNGNVNNNNNNGNGNGSYTNANGNGNGNGKNKRNRVRRESSMRLVQQTFGSEADDPLIQEDFDFEGNLALFDKQAIWDDIESTHQKPDVVRHTVAHHRHHQQPEEKYRHDENILASKPLQLRQIESIFDGSTDFVTDDGLIVPTIPAYARNKIELSADKAGLSLQRQIDILARGASDLAITLLGGARRLTPANNHQWPKIAIICDGVKNMRAINIGAATGRQLASHGLTVLLYVEQAKLLEQNISNAEIALFKATDNVIVYSVDALPTPDLVILSTNTANLSEAVKKWLSVNRASVLAVDPPPCGINDVAIKYSILPILPLNGISTATASSSSSAAATPTPIASTSSAAAAAAAANKSTAASTNNCGKLYLCNLGIPDKFYRDCGIKYKSPYGHKYVIPIHSKD from the exons ATGGGTCTGACGGATCAAGACTGGATCGGCTGTGCGGTGTCAATAGCCTGCGACGAGGTGCTCGGCGTCTTCCAGGGCCTGATCAAGCAGATATCCGCCGAGGAGATAACGATCGTTCGCGCGTTTCGCAATGGCGTCCCGTTGCGCAAGCAGAACGCCGAGGTGGTGCTCAAGTGCACCGACATCCGTAGCATCGATCTCATCGAGCCGGTCAAGCAGGACGTTGATGTGCAGACGGCGGCGGCGCCGGTGATCAACAAGCCCACGCCGGTCAAGCTGCCCAACTTTTCCAACATTCTcggcaagcagcagcagcttcagctgcagcaacagcagcagcagaagcaacagTTTCAGGAGCAAGAACACGACCTGGACCAGCCACTGACGCCGCGGAACAAGGCCAACGGACATGGAAGAGCAACGgcaagcggaggaggaggggcAGGTGGAGCGTCCTCGTCGCGTGGCAACTACAATTCAACGCTTAGCGACAAAATGCACCAACTAAAGCTCATCGAGACGAATGGCTCCAATGGCCTTAGAAG AACACCGCAATCATCGCGGGCAAACAGTGCccaacagcagccgcagcagatGTCAACAACTCCAAACAGCGTGGCCGCCTTCTTTGGCAACATGATTCCGGCCAAGGTGGAGGTGAAGCTGGGTGCCACTGCTTTCGGTGGCAATACGCGGGAGAGctactgcagcagcagcggagaCAGCGGCGAGGCAGCTGGTTTAATCTTAGGCAGCAgcgcaagcagcagcagacccATCGATATCGTTAGCAATGGAGATGGCTACTACAAGCAGGCAGCCTCCAGCTACGGTaatggcaacggcaacggcagaCGAAATGGCAAcgtaaacaataataataacaatggcaacggcaacggctcTTACACCAAtgcgaatggaaatggaaatggcaacgGAAAGAACAAACGGAACAGGGTGCGAAGGGAGAGTAGCATGCGACTGGTTCAGCAGACTTTCGGCAGCGAGGCAGACGATCCCCTTATCCAGGAGGACTTTGACTTTGAGGGTAATCTGGCTTTATTCGACAAGCAAGCGATTTGGGATGACATCGAGTCGACGCACCAAAAGCCAGATGTTGTGCGTCACACTGTGGCCCATCATCGCCATCATCAGCAGCCGGAGGAGAAGTACAGGCACGACGAGAACATCTTGGCCAGCAAGCCGCTGCAGTTGCGACAAATCGAGAGCATTTTCGATGGCAGTACGGACTTTGTGACGGATGACGGGCTGATTGTGCCAACGATTCCGGCCTATGCCCGGAATAAGATTGAGTTGAGTGCCGACAAGGCGGGCCTCTCGCTTCAACGCCAGATTGATATTTTGGCGCGAGGGGCCAGCGACCTGGCCATCACACTGCTGGGCGGTGCCAGACGTTTGACGCCGGCCAACAATCATCAGTGGCCGAAGATAGCCATCATTTGCGATGGCGTTAAGAACATGAG AGCAATCAACATTGGGGCGGCAACAGGTCGCCAGCTGGCTTCTCATGGCCTTACCGTCTTGCTGTATGTGGAGCAGGCCAAGCTGCTAGAGCAGAATATCAGCAATGCTGAAATAGCCCTGTTTAAGGCCACTGACAATGTCATTGTTTACTCGGTGGATG CCTTGCCTACGCCAGATCTTGTGATATTGTCGACCAACACCGCCAATCTATCGGAAGCGGTCAAGAAATGGCTTAGTGTTAATCG CGCTTCAGTGCTTGCCGTAGATCCCCCACCCTGTGGCATCAACGATGTGGCCATCAAGTACTCTATTTTGCCCATATTACCATTAAATGGCAtatcaacagcaacagcatcatCATCCTCGTCGGCGGCTGCTACACCCACGCCCATTGCCAGCACATcatcggcagcagcagcagcagcggcagcaaacaaatcaacagcagcatcaacgAACAATTGTGGCAAATTGTATTTATGTAATTTAGGTATACCGGATAAATTCTATCGTGATTGTGGCATTAAGTACAAAAGTCCATATGGACATAAATATGTGATACCGATTCACTCAAAGGACTga
- the Oatp74D gene encoding solute carrier organic anion transporter family member 74D: MTKSNGDVEAGATQAASLGGGKPSNGHGQVNGYHQNGGGGRRDSSQAFTPLLAQNGGNEVATTPPPSTVLYESTPSNNNEWKGPAVEDLKNGNHTNNNGTSNGHGHGHNLSEKYAHEQAPLTGGYKLPPRSSESEESDFDSDLNGGSSSADAAASCGLFGCRPRWARRFASTHVFMVVFLLAYILQGMYMTYFVSVITTIEKLFQIKSKTTGLLLSASEMGQICTAMLLTYFAGRGHRPRWIACGMVLFSIAAFACALPHFIFGEQLMHSSVILQQQPQQIESTSSMWLNGSRDSEVMSLNPNLCILGGNSSLSGSECNEERQLEQASHSKITVIVLCIFFGSLLSSGIGQTAVATLGIPYIDDNVGSKQSPMYMAVTIGMRILGPASGFIFGSFCTRWYVNFSNPGFDATDPRWIGAWWLGPVAIGSLMLLASIAMFSFPKQLRGKQQSQAAAVAAPPAEPEEKPKLKDFPKTVRRQLSNDILMFRTASCVFHLLPIAGLYTFLPKYLETQFRLATYDANMIAAFCGILVMGIGIVISGLFILKRKPTARGVAAWIAFTALVYSVGMIILMFIGCSMNDFAGYKASDGNSPALIEPTCSAALNCTCDKENFAPICADGKMYISACHAGCSSTSLRPSDNRTLYTDCACIPDAPEAVNGYCDNNCKNFIYFILIFAICVFMHSTSEVGSMLLVMRCTHPKDKAMAMGVIQSAIGLFGNVPCPIIYGAVVDSACLIWKSVCGKHGACSLYDADTFRHYFLGITAGIMFLAFLMDLVVWRKAHRIDIAPEDPQEGNGHTGNGRSLEVSESKQPISPAPDTTV, from the exons ATGACCAAGAGCAACGGGGATGTGGAGGCCGGCGCCACTCAGGCTGCATCCTTGGGCGGCGGCAAGCCCAGCAATGGACATGGCCAGGTAAATGGCTATCATCAGAATGGCGGCGGTGGACGCCGAGACTCTAGCCAGGCCTTCACACCGCTCCTGGCCCAGAACGGTGGCAACGAGGTGGCCACAACGCCGCCGCCCAGCACAGTGCTCTACGAGAGCACgcccagcaacaacaacgagtGGAAGGGACCGGCGGTGGAGGACCTCAAGAATGGCAACCacaccaacaacaatggcaCCTCCAATGGCCATGGACATGGCCACAATCTCAGCGAGAAATATGCCCACGAGCAGGCGCCTCTAACTGGCGGCTACAAGCTGCCCCCTCGCTCCAGTGAATCGGAAGAGTCCGACTTTGATTCAGACCTCAATGGCGGCTCCTCCTCGGCGGATGCTGCTGCCAGTTGCGGTTTGTTCGGCTGCCGACCTAGGTGGGCCAGGAGATTCGCCTCGACGCACGTCTTTATGGTGGTCTTCCTGCTGGCCTACATTCTGCAGGGAATGTACATGACTTACTTCGTCTCTGTGATTACCACCATTGAGAAGCTCTTTCAGATCAAGTCGAAGACGACAGGACTCCTCCTAAGCGCCAGCGAGATGGGTCAGATTTGCACGGCCATGTTGCTGACCTACTTTGCGGGCAGGGGTCATCGTCCGCGATGGATAGCCTGCGGAATGGTCCTCTTCTCCATAGCAGCTTTTGCCTGTGCCCTTCCCCACTTCATTTTCGGGGAGCAGCTGATGCATTCCAGTGTGATTCTGCAGCAACAGCCGCAGCAGATTGAGTCCACCTCCTCAATGTGGCTGAATGGCAGCCGGGACTCGGAGGTGATGAGCCTGAATCCCAATCTGTGCATCCTGGGGGGCAATTCCAGCCTGTCGGGTAGTGAGTGCAATGAGGAGCGGCAGCTGGAGCAGGCCTCTCACTCCAAGATCACCGTCATTGTGCTGTGCATCTTCTTTGGCAGTCTGCTGAGCTCGGGCATTGGCCAGACGGCGGTGGCCACCCTGGGCATTCCCTACATCGATGACAATGTGGGCAGCAAGCAGTCACCCATGTACATGGCCGTCACCATAGGCATGCGCATCCTGGGTCCAGCctctggttttatttttggcagcTTCTGCACCCGCTGGTATGTGAACTTCTCCAATCCCGGCTTTGATGCCACCGATCCGCGTTGGATTGGTGCCTGGTGGCTGGGCCCAGTGGCCATTGGCAGCCTGATGCTGCTGGCCTCGATTGCCATGTTTTCGTTTCCCAAGCAACTGCGAGGCAAGCAGCAGTCCcaggcggcggcagtggcagcTCCTCCAGCAGAGCCAGAGGAGAAGCCAAAGCTGAAAG ATTTTCCCAAGACTGTACGCCGTCAGCTAAGCAACGATATCCTTATGTTCCGCACTGCCTCCTGTGTGTTCCATCTGCTGCCCATCGCGGGCTTGTATACTTTCCTTCCCAAATATCTGGAGACACAGTTTCGGCTGGCCACCTACGATGCCAATATGATAGCTGCCTTCTGTGGCATCCTGGTCATGGGCATTGGCATTGTCATCTCCGGCTTGTTTATCCTGAAGCGAAAGCCCACGGCTAGAGGTGTGGCTGCCTGGATAGCCTTTACAGCTCTGGTGTATTCCGTGGGCATGATTATCCTGATGTTTATAGGCTGCAGTATGAATGACTTTGCGGGCTACAAGGCCAGCGATGGCAACAG TCCCGCTCTTATCGAGCCCACCTGCAGTGCCGCTCTCAACTGTACCTGTGATAAGGAGAACTTTGCCCCAATTTGTGCCGATGGCAAGATGTACATCTCGGCCTGCCATGCGGGATGCAGCAGTACCTCGCTGCGACCCAGCGATAATCGCACCCTATACACCGACTGCGCTTGCATTCCAGATG CTCCGGAGGCGGTCAACGGTTACTGTGATAATAACTGCAAGAACTTCATCTACTTTATACTGATCTTTGCCATTTGCGTATTTATGCATTCCACCTCCGAGGTGGGCAGCATGCTGCTCGTCATGCGATGTACACATCCCAAAG ATAAGGCCATGGCCATGGGTGTGATACAGTCGGCCATTGGCCTGTTTGGCAATGTTCCTTGTCCCATCATCTACGGCGCCGTTGTGGACTCCGCCTGCCTCATCTGGAAGTCGGTGTGTGGCAAGCATGGAGCCTGTTCGCTCTACGATGCGGATACCTTTAGGCACTATTTTCTGG GCATCACCGCTGGCATCATGTTCCTGGCATTCCTGATGGACCTGGTGGTCTGGCGCAAGGCTCATCGCATTGACATTGCGCCCGAGGATCCCCAAGAAGGCAACGGGCACACGGGCAATGGACGCTCCCTGGAGGTGTCCGAGTCAAAGCAGCCCATCTCACCGGCGCCGGATACGACGGTTTAG
- the LOC108071917 gene encoding putative RNA-binding protein Luc7-like 1: protein MSAASNKMSATDQMRAMLDQLMGTTRNGDERQLKFSDSRVCKSFLLDCCPHDILASTRMDLGECPKVHDLAFRADYESAAKTRDYYYDIEAMEHLQAFIADCDRRTDSAKQRLKETQEELTAEVAEKANAVHGLAEEIGKKLAKAEALGEAGEVEDSMELMKEIDELRGKKIKAEHEYRTSMPASTYQQQKLRVCEVCSAYLGIHDNDIRLADHFGGKLHLGFLTIREKLIELEKTAAPRKAELKRTGKMPDRDDEGRGRNRYFVGGRELDRRSRVHRSRSRERQRIRDAERERDRPNGEKGGKETAEGPAERPERPPERERGGRREDRGDHRDGRQDRERDRDGRRDRDRGQGHRNDRGRFGGGGNHRDDRRRSRSRDRSPRERRNFNHFRDGPGGGGGGGGGGGGNNRRRSYSRERYNRR from the coding sequence ATGAGCGCAGCCAGTAACAAAATGTCGGCCACCGATCAGATGCGCGCAATGCTGGACCAGCTAATGGGCACCACACGGAACGGGGACGAGCGCCAGCTCAAGTTCTCGGACTCGCGGGTGTGCAAGTCCTTCCTGCTCGACTGCTGCCCCCACGACATCCTGGCGTCCACTCGCATGGATCTCGGTGAGTGTCCCAAAGTGCATGACCTGGCTTTCCGCGCAGATTACGAGAGTGCGGCCAAGACGCGCGACTACTACTACGACATCGAGGCCATGGAGCACCTGCAGGCCTTCATAGCCGACTGCGACCGGCGCACGGACTCGGCCAAGCAGCGGCTCAAGGAGACCCAGGAGGAGCTCACCGCCGAGGTGGCCGAAAAGGCCAACGCTGTGCACGGCCTGGCTGAGGAGATTGGCAAGAAGCTGGCCAAGGCGGAGGCTCTGGGCGAGGCCGGCGAGGTCGAGGACAGCATGGAGCTGATGAAGGAGATCGATGAGCTGCGCGGCAAGAAGATCAAGGCCGAGCACGAATACCGCACCTCTATGCCCGCCTCGACGTACCAACAGCAGAAGCTGCGCGTGTGCGAGGTCTGCTCCGCTTACCTGGGCATCCACGACAACGATATCCGGCTGGCGGACCACTTTGGTGGTAAGTTGCATCTCGGCTTCCTCACCATACGCGAGAAGCTGATCGAGCTGGAGAAGACGGCGGCGCCGCGCAAGGCAGAGCTGAAGAGGACGGGTAAGATGCCCGATCGAGACGATGAGGGACGTGGACGCAATCGCTACTTTGTAGGTGGCCGAGAGTTGGACCGTCGCTCGCGTGTTCATCGCTCCCGTTCCAGAGAGCGTCAGCGTATCCGTGATGCAGAGCGAGAACGCGACAGGCCCAATGGCGAAAAGGGTGGCAAGGAGACGGCTGAAGGACCAGCGGAGAGACCCGAACGGCCACCAGAACGTGAGCGCGGAGGACGTCGAGAGGACCGTGGCGATCACAGAGATGGCCGGCAAGATCGGGAACGTGATAGGGATGGCAGACGGGATCGTGACCGAGGCCAGGGACATCGCAACGACAGAGGACGCTTTGGAGGTGGTGGCAACCATCGAGATGACAGACGTCGATCACGCTCCAGGGACAGATCACCACGTGAACGCCGCAACTTTAATCACTTTCGGGATGGAcccggcggtggcggtggaggaggaggaggtggcggAGGCAATAACCGAAGACGCTCTTACTCCCGCGAACGCTACAACCGCCGCTAA